The following are encoded together in the Peromyscus leucopus breed LL Stock chromosome 1, UCI_PerLeu_2.1, whole genome shotgun sequence genome:
- the LOC114699884 gene encoding LOW QUALITY PROTEIN: 60S acidic ribosomal protein P0-like (The sequence of the model RefSeq protein was modified relative to this genomic sequence to represent the inferred CDS: inserted 1 base in 1 codon) — protein MPREDRATWKSNYFLKIIQLLDDYPKCFIVGSDNVGSKQMRQICMSLRGKAMVLMGKNTIMRKAXRGHLENNPALEKLLPHIRGNVGFVFTKEDLTEIRDMLLANKVPAAAHAGAIAPCEGTVPAQNTGLGPEKTSFFQVLGIIIKISRGTIEIPSDVQLIKTGDKVGASEATLLNMLNISPFSFGLIIQQVFNNRSIYNPEVLDIPERTLHSCFLEGVRNVASVCLQIGYPTVASVPHSIINGYKRVLALSVETEYTFPLAAKVKAFLADPSAFVAATTAAPAAAAAPAKAEAKEESEESDEDMGFGLRPSKQPIQPA, from the exons ATGCCCAGGGAAGACAGGGCGACCTGGAAGTCCAACTACTTCCTTAAGATCATCCAACTTTTGGATGATTACCCAAAATGCTTCATTGTGGGATCAGACAATGTGGGCTCCAAGCAGATGCGGCAGATCTGCATGTCCCTGCGAGGGAAGGCTATGGTGCTGATGGGCAAGAACACCATTATGCGCAAGG ATCGGGGGCACCTGGAGAACAACCCAGCTCTGGAGAAACTGTTACCTCATATCCGGGGTAATGTGGGCTTTGTGTTCACCAAGGAGGACCTCACTGAGATTAGGGACATGCTGCTGGCCAATAAGGTGCCGGCTGCTGCCCATGCTGGTGCCATCGCCCCGTGTGAGGGCACTGTGCCAGCCCAGAACACTGGTCTGGGGCCAGAGAAGACCTCCTTCTTCCAGGTTTTAGGTATCATCATTAAAATCTCCAGAGGCACCATTGAAATTCCAAGTGATGTGCAGCTGATAAAAACTGGAGACAAAGTAGGTGCCAGTGAAGCCACACTGCTGAACATGCTGAACATCTCGCCCTTCTCCTTTGGGCTGATCATCCAGCAGGTGTTCAACAACCGCAGCATTTACAACCCGGAAGTGCTCGACATCCCAGAGCGGACTCTGCACTCCTGCTTCCTGGAGGGTGTCCGAAATGTTGCCAGTGTTTGTCTGCAGATTGGTTACCCGACTGTTGCCTCAGTGCCGCACTCTATCATCAATGGGTACAAGCGGGTTCTGGCTTTGTCTGTGGAGACTGAGTACACCTTCCCACTTGCTGCAAAGGTCAAGGCCTTCTTGGCTGATCCATCTGCATTTGTGGCCGCCAccactgctgctcctgctgctgctgcagccccaGCCAAGGCTGAAGCCAAGGAAGAGTCGGAGGAATCAGATGAGGATATGGGATTTGGTCTAAGGCCCTCAAAACAACCAATTCAGCCAGCTTAA